The Arthrobacter sp. D5-1 genome segment GCCCTCCAGTTAGACGAATCGACTTTCGGAGTATTTGACGTTTTCCCCGATGACGACGCCCGCCAGACCCACCTCTCCGGGGGAGTCGGGCAGGCACTTGCCGCTCAGGGAGCAGAGTTGTTCAGTGTGGAACCGAACATACAGAACATCGATGTGCTCGCATACAAACTCCCCGGTGAAGGCGGATAGGGGCCGGCAAGCCGTCGCCGCTCCACGGTGCCACGTCATGCGCAGGCTTAGGAGCAGAGGGTGACACGTTCGGACACGAGCCGTGCCGAGGCGTTCAGCGACGCCGTCATCGCGATCGTCATCACGTTCCTTGTACTTGAGCTCACGCCGCCGGAGACTGAGCCAGGCGGGCTGATGGCCGGGTTGTTGGGTCAGTGGCCGACATACTTGGCTTATGCGGCCTCCTACACCTACCTGGCCGTGATCTGGCTCAACCATAAATCAACCTTCTCCCGTATTCGGCAGATGGATATCGGCCTGCAGTGGGCTAACCTTGGCATCCTCGCCACGCTCGCTCTTTTGCCTTGGCCCACAGCGGTGATCATCGATACAGCCAAGTCAGGCAATCTGGCCGATGAGCGGGTCGCGGTCGCGCTGTACGCGATCGTCGGGGCACTGCTGTG includes the following:
- a CDS encoding antibiotic biosynthesis monooxygenase, with protein sequence MIEVALLVILKAKPGKEKDVADFLRSARSVVEQEQGTRAWFALQLDESTFGVFDVFPDDDARQTHLSGGVGQALAAQGAELFSVEPNIQNIDVLAYKLPGEGG
- a CDS encoding TMEM175 family protein yields the protein MTRSDTSRAEAFSDAVIAIVITFLVLELTPPETEPGGLMAGLLGQWPTYLAYAASYTYLAVIWLNHKSTFSRIRQMDIGLQWANLGILATLALLPWPTAVIIDTAKSGNLADERVAVALYAIVGALLCLSWLVFFSHLARHPELTEEEVEDTYFARERPRALAGVVLYLAAGTAGVLVHPLVASVIFVILPVFYGLTSHGFDHRPAFLRGP